In Treponema sp. OMZ 798, the following proteins share a genomic window:
- a CDS encoding histidine phosphatase family protein, whose amino-acid sequence MADDEGKHEGQYDSPLTEIGIRQAKNIAEILKSYDFDLIISSPLKRALQTAEVISKTLNIKIEVNDLFKERDNGILAGLTFEEAEIKYPEPKNQSIYRNFPCESGENEIQLNPRALLCINSILKRKPGKYLIVAHGKILNAIIKQILKMPIGNLNNSAIFKLKDTGYIEMDYYIEKDLWVFNKMENRIKIFMDSTMFFQMVVEQRKNDEFRNKYDDKLKSFIKTKYKSLLYERKYNGVYGWIVGYGEPPKKHLDVLLLTNKEYSLGDIIEIKIIGVFLRNDHDNKFIALEKERDENDFSELKEKDKNMLLRLYPNIRDGEGWFGKEKALRLLIV is encoded by the coding sequence TTGGCCGATGATGAGGGTAAACATGAAGGGCAATATGATTCTCCTTTAACTGAAATAGGAATAAGGCAGGCTAAGAACATCGCCGAAATATTGAAAAGTTATGATTTTGATTTGATTATATCTTCTCCATTAAAACGAGCCTTGCAAACTGCCGAAGTTATTTCAAAAACATTGAATATCAAAATTGAAGTAAATGACTTATTCAAAGAGCGTGATAATGGTATTCTTGCAGGCTTAACATTTGAAGAAGCCGAAATAAAATATCCTGAACCTAAAAATCAAAGTATTTATAGAAACTTTCCTTGCGAAAGCGGTGAAAATGAAATTCAACTTAATCCCAGAGCCTTATTATGTATAAATTCAATATTAAAAAGAAAACCCGGAAAATATTTAATTGTCGCTCATGGAAAAATCCTCAATGCGATCATCAAACAAATTTTAAAAATGCCTATAGGAAATCTTAATAATTCTGCTATTTTTAAATTAAAAGATACCGGATATATTGAAATGGATTATTATATTGAAAAAGATTTATGGGTATTCAATAAAATGGAAAATCGGATAAAAATATTTATGGATAGTACTATGTTTTTTCAAATGGTTGTCGAACAAAGAAAAAATGATGAATTTAGAAATAAATATGATGATAAACTTAAGTCTTTTATTAAAACAAAGTATAAGAGCTTATTGTATGAAAGAAAATATAACGGGGTATATGGTTGGATAGTTGGATACGGCGAACCTCCTAAAAAACACCTGGATGTATTATTGCTGACCAATAAAGAATACAGTCTGGGCGATATTATAGAAATAAAAATTATCGGGGTATTTTTACGAAATGATCATGATAATAAATTTATTGCATTGGAAAAAGAAAGAGATGAAAATGATTTTTCTGAATTAAAAGAAAAAGATAAAAATATGTTATTAAGATTATATCCCAATATACGAGATGGAGAAGGGTGGTTTGGGAAAGAAAAAGCTTTAAGGTTGTTAATAGTGTAA
- a CDS encoding DUF2087 domain-containing protein, translating to MDSPILKEEISQFLDKDGRIIRWPKKTYDKINILKYLQEKFDPDKKYSEIEVNELLKSWHTFNDHALLRRELFDKFLLERTPDCKEYWVTREKV from the coding sequence ATGGATTCACCTATTTTAAAAGAAGAAATTTCACAATTTCTTGATAAAGATGGCCGTATTATCAGGTGGCCGAAGAAAACTTATGATAAAATAAATATCTTAAAATATTTGCAAGAAAAATTCGATCCAGATAAAAAATACTCTGAAATTGAAGTAAATGAGCTCTTAAAATCTTGGCATACTTTCAATGATCATGCGCTTTTAAGGCGTGAGCTTTTTGATAAATTTTTATTGGAACGGACTCCTGATTGTAAAGAATATTGGGTTACTAGGGAGAAAGTTTAA
- a CDS encoding HD domain-containing protein: MINEEKFKTEIIKDAEKYVEKVFNEDFSGHDFFHTMRVYRTATYIAEKENADIFIVQLAALLHDVDDRKLSPKTTANKDRAVLFMKSKNISDALCKSIVSIIAEVSYAGKDSKTPSLIEGMCVQDADRLDALGAIGIARAFAYGGSRHRQMYNPVVKPCMDMGKEEYQNHVSTTINHFYEKLFYLKDLMNTATAKKIAEKRELYMKDFVLEFLNEWELKDL; the protein is encoded by the coding sequence ATGATTAATGAAGAAAAATTTAAAACAGAAATTATTAAAGATGCGGAAAAATATGTAGAAAAAGTCTTTAATGAAGATTTCAGCGGTCATGATTTTTTCCATACGATGAGAGTATATCGCACGGCAACTTATATTGCTGAAAAAGAAAATGCCGATATTTTTATTGTTCAATTAGCAGCCTTATTGCATGATGTAGATGACAGAAAACTTTCACCTAAGACAACTGCAAATAAGGATAGGGCTGTTTTATTTATGAAGTCTAAAAATATAAGCGATGCTTTATGTAAAAGTATTGTTTCTATTATTGCAGAAGTTTCGTATGCAGGTAAGGATTCCAAGACGCCTTCTTTAATTGAAGGGATGTGTGTTCAAGATGCTGATAGATTAGATGCCCTAGGTGCAATAGGAATTGCAAGAGCCTTTGCTTACGGAGGAAGCCGTCATAGACAAATGTATAACCCGGTTGTAAAGCCGTGTATGGACATGGGAAAAGAAGAATATCAAAATCATGTATCGACTACAATTAATCATTTTTATGAAAAATTATTTTACCTTAAAGACTTGATGAATACAGCTACAGCAAAGAAAATTGCAGAAAAAAGAGAGTTGTATATGAAAGACTTTGTTTTGGAATTTTTAAATGAATGGGAACTAAAAGATTTATGA
- a CDS encoding desulfoferrodoxin family protein, whose translation MKKEISFFLCKEQKGTIIGLDCCPDAEVSCCGEKLSAVKIGSVDAAKEKHVPVIEVNGNTVKVKVGSVAHPMTEEHHIAWICLKTEKGLQFKELPVTGAPEVEFALTADDKVIEAYEFCNLHGVWSGK comes from the coding sequence ATGAAGAAAGAAATAAGCTTTTTTTTATGTAAAGAGCAAAAGGGAACCATTATAGGGCTTGATTGCTGCCCGGATGCTGAAGTTTCATGCTGTGGAGAAAAACTTTCAGCAGTAAAAATCGGAAGTGTTGATGCTGCAAAAGAAAAGCATGTGCCTGTAATCGAAGTAAACGGAAACACCGTAAAAGTTAAAGTAGGCTCTGTTGCACACCCTATGACTGAAGAACACCATATTGCTTGGATATGTCTCAAGACTGAAAAAGGGCTTCAGTTTAAGGAATTGCCTGTTACCGGTGCTCCCGAAGTTGAATTTGCCCTTACAGCCGATGATAAAGTTATTGAAGCTTACGAATTCTGTAATCTTCACGGAGTTTGGTCAGGAAAATAA
- the galE gene encoding UDP-glucose 4-epimerase GalE: MIKRVLVTGGAGFIGSHIVADLCEKGYEPVILDNFSNSSPKIIPVLEKICSKKLELVQIDIKDKEKLFNFFKDTSVDAVIHLAAYKAVGESVEKPLKYYENNISGLVNLLSAMQEHKVKKFIFSSSATVYGDAKVVPIPENSPISATNPYGRTKLISEEILQDTAFSDKDLSIIALRYFNPIGAHKSADIGELPSGIPNNLFPYIAQVALGKLPHLNVFGNDYDTPDGTCIRDYIHILDLASGHTAALEKLDSGFKGFDVYNLGTGIGYSVLDIVNAFKKASGIDLPVKPAARRAGDVPRSCANPDKAHKELNWKAKYNLEEMCKDGWAWYNKHPEGFV, from the coding sequence TTGATTAAAAGAGTATTAGTTACAGGAGGAGCCGGTTTTATAGGTTCCCACATCGTTGCAGATTTATGCGAAAAAGGCTATGAGCCTGTTATTTTGGATAATTTTTCTAATTCTTCTCCCAAAATAATTCCCGTATTGGAAAAAATATGCTCTAAAAAGTTGGAGCTTGTACAAATTGACATAAAGGACAAGGAAAAACTCTTTAATTTTTTTAAAGATACCTCTGTCGATGCGGTAATTCATCTTGCCGCTTATAAGGCTGTAGGAGAATCCGTCGAAAAACCCTTAAAATACTACGAGAACAATATTTCAGGCCTCGTCAATCTTTTATCCGCCATGCAGGAACACAAGGTCAAGAAGTTTATATTCAGCTCTTCGGCCACGGTTTACGGCGATGCAAAGGTTGTGCCGATCCCCGAAAATTCTCCCATTTCGGCAACAAATCCTTATGGAAGAACCAAACTGATTTCGGAAGAAATTTTACAGGATACGGCCTTTTCCGATAAGGATTTAAGCATAATTGCCTTGCGTTATTTTAATCCCATAGGTGCCCATAAGAGTGCCGACATAGGGGAGCTTCCTTCAGGTATTCCGAATAACCTTTTTCCTTATATTGCTCAAGTTGCCTTGGGAAAACTGCCTCATCTAAACGTCTTCGGAAACGATTATGACACCCCTGACGGAACCTGTATCCGTGACTACATCCACATTTTGGACCTTGCATCAGGACATACCGCAGCCCTAGAGAAATTAGATTCAGGCTTTAAGGGCTTTGACGTATATAACCTTGGAACAGGAATCGGCTATTCTGTTTTGGATATAGTGAACGCCTTTAAAAAAGCTTCCGGTATCGATCTTCCCGTAAAACCGGCTGCACGCCGTGCCGGAGATGTTCCACGCTCTTGTGCAAATCCCGACAAGGCCCACAAGGAACTCAACTGGAAGGCAAAATACAACCTTGAAGAAATGTGCAAAGACGGCTGGGCTTGGTATAACAAACACCCCGAAGGCTTTGTGTAG
- a CDS encoding VanW family protein yields the protein MLKNFFPHTYTKNVFCIDYEKLFRLGYKALIFDIDNTLVHHGGDAPNEVKTLFSTLKKIGFKLILLSDNSKERVEKFARDIGCPYICEASKPDTSPFYKALEILGTKNNETIVIGDQIFKDILGANKNNIPSILVQFIRLKSEKWIGFTRYVEKLILFLYKFAGKYNNRIGNIEIKTAKKRRLFCEINPFFYKISVLKERLKRHLTNSLSKTSFAKDKSIDRLPVRIFRYSSSLIKRGKDIDPVLQQNKALNIDISANKINGLLINPGEVFSFWHILGKPSKRNGFKEGRIIVNNKLIAGVGGGLCNLANTIHQLILHSPLDVIEVHFHSDSLAPEEGEHKILSSGTSVDYNYIDFRCKNNTEQTFQLLTWCENEHLFAELRSVTDIAYSYRLLEENRRFVNENDKYFCMSEIYKITCEKSTGRVLEKKLIRNNRSEVMYDYSLI from the coding sequence ATGTTAAAGAATTTTTTTCCTCACACATATACAAAAAATGTCTTTTGTATAGATTACGAAAAACTTTTTCGGTTGGGCTATAAAGCCCTTATATTCGATATTGATAACACCCTTGTCCATCACGGCGGTGATGCGCCCAATGAAGTTAAAACCTTATTTTCTACTTTAAAAAAAATAGGCTTTAAACTAATTTTGCTTTCGGATAATTCTAAAGAAAGGGTTGAAAAATTTGCGAGGGATATTGGTTGTCCTTATATTTGTGAAGCTTCTAAACCCGATACTTCTCCTTTTTATAAGGCTTTGGAGATACTTGGGACAAAAAATAACGAAACAATAGTTATCGGAGATCAGATTTTTAAGGATATCTTGGGTGCAAACAAAAATAACATTCCGAGTATTTTGGTGCAGTTTATAAGGCTAAAATCCGAAAAATGGATTGGATTTACGCGATATGTTGAAAAGCTTATTTTGTTTTTATATAAATTTGCCGGAAAATATAATAATAGAATTGGGAATATAGAGATCAAAACGGCAAAAAAACGAAGGCTTTTTTGCGAAATAAATCCGTTTTTTTATAAAATTTCGGTTCTAAAAGAAAGACTCAAACGGCATTTAACGAATTCGCTTTCAAAAACATCCTTTGCGAAGGATAAGTCTATTGATAGGCTTCCCGTAAGGATATTCCGGTATAGTTCAAGCCTGATTAAACGCGGAAAAGACATTGATCCCGTTTTACAGCAAAATAAGGCCTTGAATATCGATATTTCGGCAAACAAAATTAACGGATTATTGATAAATCCCGGTGAGGTTTTTTCTTTTTGGCATATACTGGGAAAACCTTCAAAACGAAACGGTTTTAAAGAAGGAAGAATTATAGTAAACAATAAATTGATTGCCGGAGTAGGGGGCGGGCTTTGCAATCTTGCAAACACAATTCATCAGCTGATTTTACATAGCCCTCTGGATGTCATTGAAGTTCATTTTCATTCCGATTCATTAGCACCCGAGGAAGGTGAACATAAAATCTTGAGTTCCGGAACTTCCGTAGATTATAACTACATTGATTTTAGATGTAAAAATAACACGGAGCAAACTTTTCAATTACTGACTTGGTGCGAAAATGAGCATCTTTTTGCAGAGTTAAGAAGTGTTACGGATATTGCTTATAGCTATCGGCTTTTAGAGGAAAATCGCCGTTTTGTGAACGAAAACGATAAATATTTTTGCATGTCGGAAATTTATAAGATTACGTGCGAAAAATCTACCGGCCGAGTTCTAGAAAAGAAGCTGATAAGGAATAACCGGTCCGAAGTTATGTATGATTATTCTTTAATATGA
- the rplU gene encoding 50S ribosomal protein L21, with protein sequence MYALIEYKGKQYKAEKGAKLVVDKLSAEIGSKIDIDTVLLISDGDKVTVGTPYVSGAKVSATVGDSFRERKIIVYKHKAKKNYHRTQGHRQAHTCITVDDIIG encoded by the coding sequence ATGTACGCACTTATTGAGTATAAAGGCAAACAGTATAAGGCTGAAAAGGGAGCAAAGCTCGTTGTTGATAAGCTTTCTGCAGAAATCGGAAGCAAAATCGACATCGACACCGTTCTTTTGATCAGCGATGGCGATAAGGTTACTGTAGGAACTCCCTATGTAAGCGGAGCTAAGGTTTCAGCTACAGTAGGCGATTCTTTCCGAGAAAGAAAGATTATTGTTTACAAGCACAAGGCTAAGAAAAACTACCACAGAACCCAAGGTCATAGACAGGCTCATACCTGCATTACTGTTGACGATATTATCGGGTAA
- a CDS encoding ribosomal-processing cysteine protease Prp, with translation MVKIRLLSNAENCFSAFESSGHALRGGHASSAHALSGNDEGKSEKGGNIVCAAVTILLKTAVLSLSSAQKERSSLKAEIRADNPGYLSAKVTAFSDDDRPELQYLLKFLTIGLMAIEAEYPDCLDLQIA, from the coding sequence GTGGTAAAAATTCGGCTTCTTTCAAATGCTGAAAACTGTTTTTCGGCCTTTGAATCATCAGGCCACGCTTTGCGTGGCGGCCATGCAAGCAGCGCTCATGCTCTGAGCGGCAATGATGAAGGAAAGTCGGAAAAAGGCGGTAACATAGTTTGTGCCGCCGTTACTATTTTGCTTAAAACGGCCGTTTTAAGTCTGAGCTCGGCGCAAAAAGAGCGTTCAAGCTTAAAGGCCGAGATTAGGGCAGACAATCCGGGCTATCTTTCGGCAAAAGTAACAGCTTTTTCGGACGACGATAGACCCGAATTGCAGTATTTACTGAAATTTTTAACAATAGGTTTAATGGCCATTGAGGCAGAATATCCCGATTGTTTGGATTTACAGATAGCTTAA
- the rpmA gene encoding 50S ribosomal protein L27, producing MARKKGGSGAKNGRDSNPKYLGVKVYGGEEVSAGSILVRQRGTSIHPGNNVGCGKDYTLFAKTDGVVTYHERKGRKLASIEAK from the coding sequence ATGGCACGTAAAAAGGGCGGCAGCGGTGCAAAAAACGGAAGAGATTCCAATCCTAAATATTTGGGTGTTAAGGTTTACGGCGGAGAGGAAGTATCGGCCGGTTCAATTTTGGTTCGCCAGAGAGGTACTTCAATCCATCCGGGTAACAATGTAGGCTGCGGAAAAGACTATACATTATTTGCAAAAACTGACGGTGTAGTTACCTATCATGAAAGAAAGGGTAGAAAACTCGCCTCAATCGAAGCAAAATAA
- the obgE gene encoding GTPase ObgE, translated as MVKFADESKIRVSSGKGGNGCIAFRREKYVPMGGPSGGDGGRGGDLIFEIRRNMRTLVHLRHKRVYKAKNGGGGEGSQRFGKKGDDCIIPLPPGCVIKDPETGKTILDFGDAEEGRFVFLKGGNGGWGNCHFKTSTNQAPKTALPGQEGETREIIVELNIIADIGLVGFPNAGKSSLLDYFTNARPKIAPYPFTTKIPNLGVLRVDEERDVIIADIPGILEGASEGIGLGIRFLKHISRSAGLAFLIDLSDDNYLRAYDILCKELESYSKELAQKKRIIIATKLDLPDTKERFAELKNAIPDQEILGISLYNEWGLAEVKKAFIRLADEMQKSKPKKESLDPYEQNQNFMTAELDDLSYEEQSDDEHFGATVSLSRKRKPKK; from the coding sequence ATGGTAAAATTTGCAGATGAATCTAAGATAAGGGTTTCCTCAGGAAAGGGCGGCAACGGCTGTATTGCCTTTCGACGGGAAAAATATGTTCCCATGGGAGGACCGTCAGGAGGTGACGGAGGACGGGGCGGAGACCTCATCTTTGAAATACGCCGTAACATGCGAACCTTGGTTCATTTAAGGCATAAAAGGGTCTACAAGGCAAAAAACGGCGGAGGCGGCGAAGGCTCTCAGCGTTTCGGCAAAAAAGGCGATGACTGCATAATTCCTCTTCCTCCTGGCTGCGTTATAAAAGACCCTGAGACGGGAAAAACTATCTTGGACTTCGGAGATGCGGAAGAAGGCCGATTTGTTTTTCTCAAGGGCGGAAACGGAGGCTGGGGAAACTGTCATTTTAAGACCTCCACGAATCAGGCCCCTAAAACGGCTCTTCCCGGACAAGAAGGGGAGACACGGGAAATAATCGTCGAGCTTAACATAATAGCCGATATCGGCTTGGTAGGCTTCCCTAATGCCGGTAAATCATCTCTTCTCGATTATTTTACAAATGCAAGGCCCAAAATCGCTCCCTATCCCTTTACCACTAAGATTCCGAACCTCGGAGTTTTGCGTGTGGATGAAGAAAGGGATGTTATCATTGCAGATATACCGGGAATCCTCGAAGGTGCTTCTGAAGGTATTGGGCTCGGTATAAGATTTTTAAAACACATATCCCGCTCGGCGGGGCTCGCCTTTTTAATCGACCTTTCAGACGATAACTATCTAAGGGCATACGATATTCTTTGTAAAGAATTGGAAAGCTATTCAAAAGAATTGGCCCAAAAGAAAAGAATAATAATTGCAACAAAATTGGATTTACCCGATACAAAAGAAAGATTTGCGGAGCTTAAAAATGCAATCCCCGATCAGGAAATTTTGGGTATCTCGCTTTACAATGAATGGGGATTGGCTGAGGTAAAAAAAGCCTTTATTCGATTGGCCGATGAAATGCAAAAATCAAAGCCCAAAAAAGAAAGCCTTGACCCATACGAACAAAATCAGAATTTTATGACGGCGGAACTTGATGATCTTTCTTATGAAGAACAAAGCGATGATGAACACTTCGGAGCAACAGTCAGCCTAAGCCGCAAAAGGAAACCTAAAAAATGA
- a CDS encoding nicotinate-nucleotide adenylyltransferase, protein MRLAILGGSFNPIHLGHLNLAFHSYKELAYDKIAIVPAYISPFKIFCNDTQVEDRLKMIELAIADKPYMYCELYEIERKGVSYTIDTIGYLYQKFPDIEGKIGLIIGDDLKENFFRWKDAEEIIKKTDIIIGKRIGGNGSFNLSDIEPEKASIKELNNEILNISSTQIRDAVLKDEDFSSLVPKLVYDYIIECGLYKKKEMPVSDIKSSSSDMKDGISQLINADDIKLKTQEIDSFAKSVLNESRYAHSVRVAEYARHLAEEYKTEGVPPVLAYFTGLAHDICKKCSDEELVKLVESDNLGIDGVEKTRLNLLHGRAASVVLQKKFGINDKSVLKAVAFHTFGYEDIDALGKIIYIADKIEPGRPDTENFREMVKSSSLNELMLAVLDWNLSFIEKKSARVHPATIKMYEQIQKELKK, encoded by the coding sequence ATGAGATTGGCAATCTTAGGCGGTTCTTTTAATCCCATTCATCTTGGACACTTAAATTTAGCTTTTCACTCTTATAAAGAATTAGCCTATGATAAGATTGCTATTGTTCCGGCCTATATTTCTCCCTTTAAAATTTTTTGCAATGATACGCAAGTTGAAGACAGGCTCAAGATGATTGAGCTTGCTATTGCAGATAAGCCCTACATGTACTGCGAGCTTTATGAGATTGAACGCAAGGGCGTTTCTTACACAATAGATACAATCGGCTATCTCTATCAAAAATTTCCCGACATCGAAGGAAAAATAGGTCTTATTATCGGGGACGATTTAAAAGAAAATTTTTTCCGCTGGAAGGATGCGGAAGAAATTATAAAAAAAACCGACATAATTATCGGTAAAAGAATAGGGGGTAACGGTTCTTTTAATCTCTCGGATATCGAGCCTGAAAAGGCTTCTATCAAAGAATTAAATAACGAAATTTTAAATATTTCTTCAACCCAAATAAGAGATGCGGTTTTAAAAGATGAAGATTTTTCTTCTCTTGTTCCAAAACTCGTTTACGACTATATTATCGAGTGCGGCCTTTATAAGAAAAAAGAAATGCCTGTTTCTGATATTAAGAGCAGTAGTTCGGATATGAAAGACGGTATTTCTCAATTAATCAATGCCGACGATATAAAATTAAAAACGCAGGAAATAGACAGCTTTGCAAAAAGCGTTTTAAATGAATCCCGCTATGCTCATTCGGTGCGCGTTGCAGAATATGCCCGTCATCTTGCAGAAGAGTATAAAACCGAAGGCGTTCCTCCTGTTCTTGCTTATTTTACCGGCCTTGCTCACGACATCTGTAAAAAATGTTCCGATGAAGAGCTTGTAAAACTTGTAGAATCCGATAATCTCGGAATTGATGGGGTTGAAAAGACCCGCTTAAATCTTTTACACGGAAGGGCTGCTTCCGTGGTTTTGCAAAAAAAATTCGGCATCAATGACAAGTCTGTCTTAAAAGCCGTTGCCTTTCATACCTTCGGGTATGAAGATATCGATGCCTTAGGAAAAATTATTTATATAGCCGATAAGATAGAACCGGGCCGTCCCGATACCGAAAACTTTAGGGAGATGGTAAAATCTTCTTCTCTTAATGAGTTGATGCTTGCAGTCTTGGACTGGAACCTCAGCTTTATCGAAAAAAAGAGCGCAAGAGTTCATCCTGCAACAATAAAAATGTATGAGCAAATACAAAAGGAGCTTAAAAAATGA